From the genome of Colwellia psychrerythraea 34H, one region includes:
- the fdhF gene encoding formate dehydrogenase subunit alpha codes for MVDIYDPKAAQNQSTRSQNIIDFGTPEVYSDVQVTLTIDGQEISVPKGTSVLRAAAMLNITIPKLCASDNLESFGSCRLCAVEIEGRRGMPASCTTPVEHDMQVSTQNKKIARLRKNIMELYISDHPLDCLTCPSNGDCELQDMAGAVGLREVRYGFDGENHLDVAKDTSNPYFTFEPSKCIVCSRCVRACEEVQGTFALTIDGRGFDSKVSTGLDNDFLSSDCVSCGACVQACPTSTLMEKSVIDQGQPEHSVTTTCAYCGVGCSFEAHMKGEEVIRMVPAKDGQANHGHSCVKGRFAFGYATHQDRITSPMVRDSIDQPWQEVSWDEAISFAAKRLKEIQKKHGKDSIGGITSSRCTNEETYLVQKLIRAAFGNNNTDTCARVCHSPTGYGLKATLGESAGTQTFDSVMEADTIIVIGANPTDAHPVFGSLLKKRLRQGAHLIIADPRKIDLGNSPHVKLDHHLPLRPGTNVAFINAMAHVIVNEGLEDKAFIAERCETQAYQQWYSFISDVRHSPENTETITGVDADQLRQAARLYAKVDNGAIYYGLGVTEHSQGSSMVMGIANLALLTGNIGREGVGVNPLRGQNNVQGSCDMGSFPHELPGYQHVSNDALRSKFEQHWQVDIDNEPGLRIPNMFDAAIDGSFKGMYCQGEDIAQSDPNTHHVEAALTSLECLIVQDIFLNETAKFAHVFLPGSSFLEKDGTFTNAERRINRVRKVMAPLAEKADWQATMALSNALGYPMNYQHPSEIMDEIAQLTPTFSGVSYQKLDELGSIQWPCNDSNPLGTPTMHIDDFPIGKATFALTEYVATDERASRKFPLLLTTGRILSQYNVGAQTRRTENQVWHDKDQLEIHPHDAQERGIQGGDSLGISSRAGNTVLTAKITERMQPGVVYTTFHHPESGANVVTTDNSDWATNCPEYKVTAVQVEKVSSPSNWQLRNKEFSIKQNEFLPKKRSDEARVKL; via the coding sequence ATGGTTGATATTTATGATCCAAAGGCTGCACAGAATCAGTCAACTCGCAGCCAAAATATAATCGATTTTGGTACACCCGAGGTATACTCCGATGTGCAAGTCACGTTAACTATTGATGGCCAGGAAATTTCAGTACCTAAAGGCACTTCTGTGCTACGCGCTGCAGCAATGCTTAATATTACCATTCCCAAATTATGTGCCTCAGATAACTTAGAGTCATTTGGTTCTTGTCGTTTATGTGCTGTAGAAATTGAAGGTCGCCGAGGTATGCCAGCCTCCTGTACTACGCCAGTAGAGCACGATATGCAGGTCAGTACCCAAAATAAAAAAATAGCCCGTTTACGTAAAAATATTATGGAGCTATATATTTCCGATCATCCACTTGATTGCTTAACCTGCCCGAGTAATGGCGATTGTGAACTGCAAGATATGGCCGGTGCAGTAGGTTTAAGAGAAGTGCGCTATGGTTTTGACGGCGAGAATCACCTTGATGTTGCTAAAGACACGTCTAATCCCTATTTCACCTTTGAACCGAGTAAATGTATTGTTTGTTCACGATGTGTCCGTGCCTGTGAAGAAGTACAAGGTACCTTTGCACTAACCATTGATGGTCGCGGTTTCGATTCTAAGGTCTCTACCGGTCTTGATAATGACTTTTTAAGTTCTGACTGTGTCTCTTGTGGCGCTTGTGTTCAAGCATGCCCGACTTCAACACTAATGGAAAAAAGTGTTATTGACCAAGGTCAGCCTGAACATAGTGTTACAACCACATGCGCATACTGCGGTGTTGGTTGTTCATTCGAAGCGCATATGAAAGGTGAAGAAGTAATACGTATGGTACCAGCAAAAGATGGGCAAGCTAACCATGGTCATTCATGTGTTAAAGGACGCTTTGCTTTTGGTTATGCTACCCATCAAGATCGTATTACTAGTCCAATGGTGCGAGACTCTATAGACCAACCTTGGCAGGAAGTCAGCTGGGATGAAGCCATTAGTTTTGCCGCGAAAAGGCTCAAAGAGATACAGAAAAAACACGGTAAAGATAGTATTGGCGGCATAACTTCTTCACGCTGTACCAATGAAGAAACCTACTTAGTACAGAAACTTATTCGAGCGGCTTTTGGTAATAACAATACTGACACATGTGCCAGAGTATGTCATTCGCCTACTGGTTATGGCTTAAAGGCAACTTTAGGTGAGTCTGCAGGCACTCAAACGTTTGACTCAGTGATGGAAGCCGATACTATCATTGTTATTGGCGCTAACCCAACCGATGCTCACCCTGTTTTTGGTTCACTATTGAAAAAGCGTTTACGCCAAGGAGCTCATTTAATTATTGCCGACCCAAGAAAAATTGATTTAGGTAATAGCCCACACGTCAAATTAGATCATCATTTACCTTTACGCCCAGGTACTAATGTTGCGTTCATTAATGCAATGGCCCATGTTATTGTCAATGAAGGACTTGAAGATAAAGCCTTTATTGCAGAGCGATGTGAAACACAAGCATATCAGCAATGGTATAGTTTTATTAGCGATGTACGTCACTCGCCTGAAAACACCGAAACAATTACTGGAGTTGATGCTGACCAATTACGTCAAGCGGCTCGTTTGTATGCCAAGGTTGATAACGGCGCCATTTATTATGGCTTAGGGGTTACTGAGCACTCTCAAGGCTCAAGCATGGTAATGGGGATTGCTAATTTAGCTCTATTGACCGGAAATATTGGCCGAGAAGGTGTAGGCGTTAATCCACTCAGAGGCCAAAATAATGTCCAAGGATCGTGTGATATGGGGTCTTTCCCTCATGAATTACCCGGTTACCAGCATGTTAGTAATGATGCTTTGAGATCTAAATTTGAACAACACTGGCAAGTAGATATTGATAATGAGCCAGGGTTGCGTATACCAAATATGTTTGATGCCGCCATTGATGGCAGCTTTAAAGGGATGTATTGTCAAGGTGAAGATATTGCTCAATCAGATCCAAATACCCATCATGTTGAGGCTGCGTTAACATCATTAGAATGTTTGATTGTTCAAGATATCTTTTTAAATGAAACAGCCAAATTTGCTCATGTATTTCTACCTGGTTCATCATTTTTAGAGAAAGACGGTACGTTTACTAATGCTGAACGCCGCATTAATCGTGTCAGAAAGGTGATGGCACCACTTGCAGAAAAAGCTGATTGGCAAGCAACAATGGCTTTATCTAATGCATTAGGCTATCCAATGAACTATCAGCATCCAAGTGAAATAATGGATGAAATAGCTCAGCTAACACCGACATTTTCAGGTGTCAGCTACCAGAAGCTTGATGAGTTGGGTAGCATACAGTGGCCTTGCAATGATAGTAATCCATTGGGTACACCAACAATGCATATTGATGATTTTCCTATTGGAAAAGCGACCTTTGCGCTTACTGAATATGTTGCCACTGATGAGCGGGCAAGCCGCAAGTTTCCATTGTTACTAACTACCGGTCGAATTTTATCTCAGTATAATGTTGGTGCACAAACTCGTCGTACTGAAAATCAGGTGTGGCACGATAAAGATCAATTAGAAATTCATCCTCACGACGCCCAAGAACGAGGTATTCAAGGAGGTGATAGTTTAGGTATTAGCAGTCGTGCTGGGAATACAGTACTAACAGCTAAAATTACAGAGCGTATGCAGCCGGGTGTTGTTTACACAACATTTCACCATCCAGAAAGTGGTGCAAATGTAGTAACTACCGATAATTCAGATTGGGCGACCAATTGTCCTGAATACAAGGTAACAGCGGTGCAGGTTGAAAAAGTATCTTCTCCTTCAAACTGGCAGTTACGAAATAAAGAATTTTCCATCAAACAAAACGAATTTCTACCTAAAAAAAGATCGGATGAAGCTCGTGTTAAGCTCTAA
- the fdhD gene encoding formate dehydrogenase accessory sulfurtransferase FdhD, whose protein sequence is MLSSKSLVDMQGFIKTQETTLLLGIKEVTREIRTDDSLNIVKENDWVIEEQAIAIIYNGISHAVMMATPCDLFDFVIGFSLSESIIEKPKDILDYDIKYTEQGIEVELNISSRLFSALKHKRRSLLGNSGCGLCGVESLEQTIKNRKELTISKRIGFKVIQCALTQFGQQQTLNQKTGSVHAAAYCSKYTGNIIAIREDVGRHNALDKLLGALANKNLENSEYEQGFILVSSRASYEMVDKTIASGLNHLVSISAATSKAITWAQQHNLHLIGFASPQRQVTYTKY, encoded by the coding sequence GTGTTAAGCTCTAAGAGTTTAGTGGATATGCAAGGGTTTATTAAAACCCAAGAAACAACTCTGCTTCTTGGTATAAAAGAGGTTACCCGAGAAATAAGAACTGATGACAGTTTGAATATAGTAAAAGAGAATGATTGGGTCATTGAAGAGCAAGCCATTGCCATTATATACAATGGTATTTCACATGCGGTGATGATGGCCACACCTTGTGACTTATTCGACTTTGTTATTGGTTTTAGCTTATCGGAAAGTATTATCGAAAAACCTAAAGATATATTAGATTATGACATTAAGTACACAGAACAAGGAATAGAAGTTGAACTAAACATTAGTTCTCGTCTTTTCTCGGCGCTTAAACATAAACGTCGCAGTTTACTTGGTAATAGTGGCTGCGGATTATGTGGGGTAGAGTCACTTGAGCAAACGATAAAAAATCGGAAAGAATTAACTATAAGTAAAAGAATAGGTTTTAAGGTAATTCAGTGTGCGCTAACTCAATTTGGTCAACAGCAAACATTAAATCAAAAAACAGGTTCAGTACATGCTGCTGCGTATTGCTCAAAATATACTGGAAATATTATCGCTATTAGAGAAGATGTAGGGCGTCATAATGCACTAGATAAACTTTTAGGAGCTTTGGCCAATAAAAATCTAGAAAATAGTGAATATGAGCAAGGGTTTATTCTAGTATCAAGCCGAGCAAGCTACGAAATGGTTGATAAAACTATTGCTTCAGGTCTTAATCATTTAGTCAGTATTTCTGCCGCAACAAGCAAAGCGATAACATGGGCTCAGCAACATAATTTGCACTTAATTGGCTTTGCTAGCCCACAAAGACAAGTTACTTATACTAAATATTAA
- a CDS encoding formate dehydrogenase subunit delta, which translates to MTTTLTSVIKMCNQISDNIGLHLTSEQAVYKVVNHLQLFWAKSMKDDLITYFQNDGTLLNETSKKAAAQITNLQSSYSD; encoded by the coding sequence ATGACAACAACATTAACCAGTGTTATTAAAATGTGTAACCAAATTTCTGACAATATCGGTTTACACTTAACCTCAGAACAAGCTGTTTATAAGGTAGTTAATCACCTTCAGTTATTTTGGGCAAAGTCGATGAAAGATGACTTAATTACCTATTTTCAAAATGATGGGACGTTACTCAACGAAACATCTAAAAAAGCTGCAGCTCAAATAACTAATCTTCAATCAAGTTATTCGGATTAA
- the hisD gene encoding histidinol dehydrogenase: protein MTHKVKIHRLSDLSAEQRNKLLQRTESNLDNFIDIVKPIIENVKLNGDKALSEYAKKFDKAEVSTDQIQVTQAEFDEAFTLVDEEVIQTLSYSIDNIKKFHEAQMPEEMWMKQIRPGCYAGDRFTPINAVACYIPRGKGSFPSVAIMTAVPAIVAGVPTAIIITPPGTDGKVDAATLVVAKLVGIDKVFKCGGAQGIAAVAYGTNTVPKCDKVVGPGSPFVVAAKKLLADIIHPGTPAGPSEAIVLADDTANPKLAALDLLVEAEHGPDSSAFLVTNSKELAEQAQVAINEYWQHMDRLRVDFSSTVLSGDNGGIVLTSTFEEAVDFCNDYAAEHLLILSKSPFDHLGKIINAGEILLGENTPISIANYTLGPNAVLPTSMAAKTASPLSVFDYLKSCSIGYLTREGYEELAPHTYRFAKYEGFDAHANAVSHLRDEAIKSEKKIK, encoded by the coding sequence ATGACCCATAAAGTAAAAATTCACAGACTATCAGATCTCAGTGCGGAACAAAGAAATAAACTATTACAACGCACAGAATCTAACTTAGATAACTTTATCGATATTGTTAAGCCTATAATAGAAAATGTAAAATTGAATGGTGACAAAGCTTTATCCGAGTATGCTAAAAAGTTCGATAAAGCAGAGGTAAGCACTGATCAAATTCAAGTAACACAAGCTGAATTCGACGAAGCATTCACACTAGTTGATGAAGAAGTTATTCAAACTCTCAGCTATTCTATTGATAATATTAAAAAGTTTCATGAAGCCCAAATGCCTGAAGAAATGTGGATGAAACAAATAAGACCCGGCTGCTACGCAGGCGACCGTTTTACACCTATTAATGCTGTTGCATGCTATATCCCTAGAGGTAAAGGATCTTTTCCAAGTGTTGCAATAATGACTGCTGTTCCTGCAATTGTTGCCGGAGTACCGACTGCAATTATAATTACTCCTCCAGGTACTGATGGGAAAGTAGATGCTGCTACATTGGTTGTTGCTAAACTAGTAGGCATTGATAAAGTATTTAAATGTGGTGGTGCACAAGGCATTGCCGCAGTAGCTTACGGTACAAATACCGTTCCTAAATGTGACAAAGTTGTTGGCCCAGGTAGCCCATTTGTCGTTGCCGCCAAAAAACTACTCGCTGATATTATTCACCCAGGTACTCCTGCAGGACCTAGTGAAGCTATTGTATTAGCAGACGATACGGCCAATCCGAAATTAGCCGCTTTAGATTTACTTGTTGAAGCGGAGCATGGCCCTGATTCATCGGCCTTCTTGGTAACAAATAGTAAAGAACTAGCCGAGCAAGCTCAAGTAGCGATAAATGAATATTGGCAACATATGGATAGATTGCGTGTTGATTTTTCGTCAACTGTTTTAAGTGGTGATAATGGCGGCATCGTGCTTACTTCAACATTTGAAGAAGCGGTAGACTTTTGTAATGATTATGCTGCTGAACATTTGTTGATATTGAGTAAAAGTCCTTTTGATCACTTAGGAAAAATAATCAATGCAGGTGAAATTTTGCTTGGCGAAAACACGCCTATTTCAATTGCCAATTATACTTTAGGGCCTAACGCTGTTTTACCAACATCAATGGCAGCAAAAACAGCCTCACCACTATCAGTGTTTGATTATTTGAAAAGCTGTTCAATTGGATACTTAACAAGAGAAGGCTATGAAGAATTAGCACCGCATACATATAGATTCGCCAAGTATGAAGGTTTTGATGCACACGCCAATGCCGTGTCTCATCTAAGAGACGAAGCCATTAAAAGTGAAAAAAAAATTAAGTGA
- a CDS encoding tyrosine-type recombinase/integrase, whose amino-acid sequence MTAWNKDKRVGQKKAFKLEEIWRIRIRLEIENQLEQLALFNLAIDSKLRSCDLISLKVRDISSASLIQSRAMIEQQKTHKEVQFEITPKTQQCLSQWVYLKRLSSSDFLFPSPRKLGQHICYHYYANIVKKWVSTLGLDITQYGTHSLRRTKASLIYAKTKNLRAIQLLLGHSKLQSTIEYLGVEIEDALSISESTET is encoded by the coding sequence ATGACAGCTTGGAATAAAGATAAACGTGTGGGCCAGAAAAAAGCATTTAAACTTGAAGAGATTTGGCGTATTCGAATAAGGTTAGAAATTGAAAATCAATTAGAGCAGCTAGCTCTATTTAATTTGGCTATTGATAGTAAACTTAGATCTTGTGATTTAATAAGCTTAAAAGTTCGCGATATTTCATCAGCCTCACTAATTCAATCTCGAGCAATGATTGAACAACAAAAAACTCACAAAGAAGTTCAATTTGAAATAACACCAAAGACTCAACAGTGTTTGAGCCAGTGGGTTTATTTAAAAAGACTATCATCCTCGGACTTTCTATTTCCTAGCCCAAGAAAACTAGGCCAACATATTTGCTATCACTACTATGCCAATATAGTCAAAAAATGGGTATCCACTCTAGGGTTAGATATCACCCAATATGGAACGCACTCGCTTAGACGTACCAAGGCATCCTTAATCTATGCAAAAACAAAGAATTTAAGGGCTATCCAGTTATTACTTGGTCATTCAAAACTACAAAGTACAATTGAATATTTAGGGGTTGAAATAGAAGATGCATTGTCTATTTCAGAAAGTACAGAAACTTGA
- a CDS encoding HU family DNA-binding protein: MNKSELIAKISEGADITKASAGRALDSLIDSVTTELASGGDVALVGFGTYKVNDRAARTGRNPQTGAEIQISAAKVPAFKAGKALKDAVNG, encoded by the coding sequence ATGAACAAAAGTGAATTGATAGCAAAAATTTCTGAAGGTGCAGACATTACTAAAGCTTCGGCTGGTCGTGCATTAGATAGTTTAATTGACTCTGTAACCACTGAATTAGCTAGTGGCGGTGATGTCGCATTAGTTGGTTTTGGTACTTACAAAGTTAATGACCGTGCTGCTCGTACTGGTCGCAACCCTCAAACAGGTGCAGAGATCCAAATTTCAGCTGCAAAAGTACCTGCTTTTAAAGCTGGCAAAGCATTAAAAGATGCTGTTAACGGTTAG
- a CDS encoding PEP-CTERM sorting domain-containing protein (PEP-CTERM proteins occur, often in large numbers, in the proteomes of bacteria that also encode an exosortase, a predicted intramembrane cysteine proteinase. The presence of a PEP-CTERM domain at a protein's C-terminus predicts cleavage within the sorting domain, followed by covalent anchoring to some some component of the (usually Gram-negative) cell surface. Many PEP-CTERM proteins exhibit an unusual sequence composition that includes large numbers of potential glycosylation sites. Expression of one such protein has been shown restore the ability of a bacterium to form floc, a type of biofilm.) produces the protein MKFKILRIAMVGVILFASSLVNYASAGVMYWSLFNVEEETSISSAYVTYSNLDDMLNDANRIDTFLPDDTFGGSFAANVVGSGSDGNLFWSLFNVEEETSISSAYVTYSNLDDMLNDANRVDTFLPDDTFGGSFAANVVGSGSDGNLFWSLFNVEEETSISAAYVTYSNLHDMLNDANRIDTFLPDDTFGGSFAANVVGSGSDGNLFWSLFNVEEETSISSAYVTYSNLDDMLNDANRIDTFLPDDTFGGSFAANVVGSGAFMVPDPNPNPIPEPSAFALFLSAIITVSIVRRKR, from the coding sequence ATGAAATTCAAGATATTAAGAATTGCTATGGTAGGTGTCATTTTGTTTGCAAGTAGTTTGGTTAATTATGCAAGTGCAGGGGTAATGTACTGGAGCCTTTTCAACGTTGAGGAAGAAACCAGCATCTCATCTGCTTATGTGACATACAGTAATTTGGATGACATGTTAAACGATGCTAATAGAATTGACACCTTCTTACCTGACGATACCTTTGGTGGTTCTTTTGCAGCTAACGTTGTGGGGTCGGGTTCAGATGGTAATCTATTTTGGAGTCTTTTCAACGTAGAGGAAGAAACCAGCATCTCATCTGCTTATGTGACATACAGTAATTTGGATGACATGTTAAACGATGCTAATAGAGTTGACACCTTCTTACCTGACGATACCTTTGGTGGTTCTTTTGCAGCTAACGTTGTAGGGTCGGGTTCAGATGGTAATCTATTTTGGAGTCTTTTCAACGTTGAGGAAGAAACTAGCATCTCAGCTGCTTATGTGACATACAGTAATTTGCATGACATGTTAAACGATGCTAATAGAATTGACACCTTCTTACCTGACGATACCTTTGGTGGTTCTTTTGCAGCTAACGTTGTGGGGTCGGGTTCAGATGGTAATCTATTTTGGAGTCTTTTCAACGTAGAGGAAGAAACCAGCATCTCATCTGCTTATGTGACATACAGTAATTTGGATGACATGTTAAACGATGCTAATAGAATTGACACCTTCTTACCTGACGATACCTTTGGTGGCTCTTTTGCAGCTAACGTTGTGGGGTCGGGAGCATTCATGGTTCCAGATCCTAACCCTAATCCAATACCCGAGCCATCAGCGTTTGCACTTTTTCTTTCAGCTATTATTACGGTTAGCATTGTGAGAAGAAAACGATGA
- a CDS encoding metal-dependent hydrolase family protein, giving the protein MKRNIIITMSFLLLMGVITPISASEKQSTILLKNVHVFDGMNEKRMMNANVLIENNIIKEITQKNINAPEATQIDGKGRTLIPGLIDMHWHSAYSSIPMQKGLTLDHAYHLLIGAKANEKALLRGFTTVRDVGGNVFSLAKLTDEGVYNGPRIFPSGPAISQTSGHTDFRPGTAVPAETNAPLVYMESIGHVMVADGVPEVLKRTREALRMGATQIKINSGGGVSSSFDPLDVTQFTLEETKAAVAAASDWNTYVATHTFTDAATQRALEAGVISIEHGHLLSEKTLRLMKKKGAYLSIQPILDDEDAIAFPEGSFSRQKYVEVTKGTDRVYRLAKKVGVKTVFGTDTLFDPLLAEKQGKQLAKLSKWHSPVEALRQATSTAGELLALSGQRSPYPQGALGVIKVGAYADLILVDGNPLKNLNLVSNPKDNFDLIMKDGKIYKNTLN; this is encoded by the coding sequence CGCATGATGAATGCCAATGTACTAATCGAAAATAATATTATCAAGGAAATCACCCAGAAAAATATTAATGCTCCCGAGGCAACTCAAATTGATGGTAAAGGCCGAACGTTAATACCTGGATTGATTGATATGCATTGGCATTCCGCCTACTCCAGTATTCCTATGCAAAAAGGCCTTACCCTTGACCACGCATATCATTTGCTGATTGGTGCAAAAGCAAATGAAAAAGCACTTTTACGTGGCTTTACTACGGTGAGAGATGTTGGCGGTAATGTTTTTTCTTTAGCTAAACTGACTGATGAAGGGGTCTATAACGGCCCTCGTATCTTTCCGTCTGGGCCGGCAATAAGTCAAACTTCTGGGCATACAGACTTTAGACCAGGTACGGCAGTACCTGCTGAAACTAATGCCCCGCTGGTGTATATGGAGTCAATCGGCCATGTAATGGTGGCAGATGGCGTTCCTGAAGTATTAAAACGTACTCGAGAGGCACTTCGAATGGGTGCGACACAAATCAAAATTAATTCAGGTGGTGGAGTCTCATCTTCGTTCGATCCCCTTGATGTTACTCAATTTACGTTAGAGGAGACTAAAGCCGCAGTAGCTGCCGCTTCTGATTGGAATACGTATGTGGCCACACACACATTTACCGATGCTGCTACTCAACGAGCTTTAGAGGCTGGTGTAATAAGTATAGAGCACGGTCACTTATTGAGTGAAAAAACGCTACGTTTGATGAAGAAAAAAGGGGCTTACCTTAGCATTCAACCTATATTGGATGACGAAGATGCCATCGCATTTCCAGAAGGATCATTTAGTCGTCAGAAATATGTCGAAGTCACTAAAGGTACTGATCGTGTTTATCGTTTGGCTAAGAAAGTGGGCGTTAAAACAGTGTTCGGCACAGATACACTATTTGACCCTTTACTTGCAGAGAAGCAAGGAAAACAGTTAGCCAAATTATCAAAATGGCATTCACCTGTTGAAGCATTACGTCAGGCTACGTCAACGGCTGGGGAATTATTAGCTTTATCAGGCCAACGCAGCCCTTATCCTCAAGGTGCATTGGGAGTCATTAAAGTAGGTGCTTATGCAGACTTAATTTTAGTTGATGGTAATCCGTTGAAAAACCTTAATTTAGTTTCGAATCCAAAGGATAATTTTGATTTAATTATGAAAGATGGAAAAATATATAAGAATACTCTTAATTGA